A window of Amycolatopsis australiensis contains these coding sequences:
- the idi gene encoding isopentenyl-diphosphate Delta-isomerase has product MDIATETETEQIVFVTEDGVPTGETGPKLASHHEHTRLHLAFSCYVLRRADNALLITQRALHKKVWPGVWTNSVCGHPAPGESLEDAVHRRAAYELGLPSLTDLRCVLPKYRYRTPPFHGIVENEFCPVFAARTDVEPDPNPAEVGDWRWVPWADYQELLNDETANVSYWAKDQFSQLKSIEPFSGL; this is encoded by the coding sequence GTGGACATCGCGACCGAAACCGAGACCGAGCAGATCGTCTTCGTCACCGAGGACGGCGTGCCCACCGGCGAAACCGGCCCGAAGCTGGCCAGCCACCACGAGCACACCCGGTTGCACCTGGCCTTCTCGTGCTACGTCCTGCGCCGCGCGGACAACGCGCTGCTGATCACGCAGCGCGCCCTGCACAAGAAGGTCTGGCCAGGGGTCTGGACCAACAGCGTCTGCGGTCACCCGGCGCCGGGTGAATCCCTCGAGGACGCTGTCCACCGGCGGGCGGCCTACGAGCTCGGCCTGCCGTCGCTGACGGACCTGCGGTGCGTGCTGCCGAAGTACCGCTACCGGACGCCGCCGTTCCACGGGATCGTCGAGAACGAGTTCTGCCCGGTCTTCGCCGCGCGGACCGACGTCGAGCCGGACCCCAACCCGGCCGAGGTCGGCGACTGGCGCTGGGTCCCGTGGGCCGATTACCAAGAGCTACTGAACGATGAGACGGCTAATGTGAGTTACTGGGCCAAAGACCAGTTTTCCCAGCTCAAGAGCATTGAGCCATTCTCTGGACTCTGA
- a CDS encoding alpha/beta fold hydrolase translates to MIDHISIATEAGSFDAIAAGPEDGPPVLLLHGFPEAAVEWDHQVATLGVLGYRAVAPDQRGYSPGVRPEQAGDYSIDHLVGDVVAITERLGWPKFDLVGHDWGGAVAWWTADAHPDRLRSLTVVSTPHPAALADAMKNDEDQHLRTRYMTEWRQTRVTERRMLENDARALRDMFERRVPPSKVDDYVRRLSEPGALTAALNWYRAGRPGGKIGKIPVPTLYIWSTEDVSFGSTAALDTANWVTGPYRFEMLEDVTHWAPEETPEAVTSLIVEHLDAR, encoded by the coding sequence GTGATCGACCACATCAGCATCGCCACCGAGGCCGGTTCCTTCGACGCCATCGCCGCCGGGCCCGAGGACGGGCCGCCCGTGCTGCTGCTGCACGGCTTCCCCGAGGCCGCCGTCGAGTGGGACCACCAGGTCGCCACCCTCGGCGTGCTCGGCTACCGGGCCGTCGCGCCGGACCAGCGCGGCTACTCGCCCGGCGTGCGGCCCGAGCAGGCCGGCGACTACTCGATCGATCACCTCGTCGGCGACGTCGTCGCGATCACCGAACGGCTGGGCTGGCCGAAGTTCGACCTCGTCGGGCACGACTGGGGTGGCGCCGTCGCGTGGTGGACCGCCGACGCGCACCCGGACCGGCTGCGCAGCCTCACCGTCGTCTCCACCCCGCACCCGGCCGCGCTCGCCGACGCCATGAAGAACGACGAAGACCAGCACCTGCGCACCCGCTACATGACGGAGTGGCGGCAGACCCGCGTCACCGAGCGCCGGATGCTGGAGAACGACGCCCGGGCGCTGCGGGACATGTTCGAGCGGCGCGTGCCGCCGTCCAAGGTCGACGACTACGTCCGGCGGCTGTCCGAGCCGGGCGCGCTCACCGCCGCGCTCAACTGGTACCGCGCGGGCCGGCCGGGCGGGAAGATCGGCAAGATCCCGGTGCCGACGTTGTACATCTGGAGCACCGAGGACGTTTCGTTCGGCTCGACCGCCGCGCTCGACACCGCGAACTGGGTCACCGGCCCGTATCGCTTCGAAATGCTCGAAGACGTCACGCACTGGGCGCCGGAAGAGACCCCGGAGGCCGTCACGTCGCTCATCGTCGAGCACCTCGACGCGCGGTAG